Proteins encoded by one window of Bradyrhizobium sp. B097:
- the leuD gene encoding 3-isopropylmalate dehydratase small subunit, translating into MDKFTTLEGVAAPLKIINVDTDMIIPKQYLKTIKRTGLGKGLFSEQRYKDDGSENPDFVLNQSAYRNAKVLVAGDNFGCGSSREHAPWALLDFGIRCVISTSFGDIFYNNCFKNGILPIRVSQEDLDKLFDDAERGANATLTIDLPNQEIRGPDGGTVKFEIDAFRKHCLINGLDDIGLTMEKKSSIDTYEAKLKERAWA; encoded by the coding sequence ATGGACAAGTTCACCACGCTGGAAGGCGTCGCGGCACCGCTGAAGATCATCAATGTCGACACCGACATGATCATTCCGAAGCAGTACCTCAAGACCATCAAGCGCACCGGCCTTGGCAAGGGGCTTTTCTCCGAGCAGCGCTACAAGGATGACGGCAGCGAGAACCCCGATTTCGTCCTCAACCAGTCCGCCTATCGCAATGCGAAGGTGCTGGTCGCCGGCGACAATTTCGGCTGCGGCTCGAGCCGCGAGCACGCGCCCTGGGCGCTGCTCGACTTCGGCATCCGCTGCGTGATCTCGACCTCGTTCGGCGACATCTTCTACAACAACTGCTTCAAGAACGGCATCCTGCCGATCCGCGTGTCGCAGGAGGACCTCGACAAGCTGTTCGACGATGCCGAGCGCGGCGCCAATGCGACGCTGACCATCGATCTCCCCAACCAGGAGATCCGCGGCCCCGACGGCGGCACGGTGAAGTTCGAGATCGATGCGTTCCGCAAGCACTGCCTGATCAACGGCCTCGACGACATCGGCCTGACGATGGAGAAGAAGTCGTCGATCGACACCTACGAGGCCAAGCTCAAGGAGCGCGCCTGGGCTTGA
- a CDS encoding metallopeptidase family protein, whose protein sequence is MWTTAKAPSLAEMEAMAHEIFERLPEAFRVLCEGLIIRVDDFPTDEVLDEMQAESEFDLLGLFHGIGLPQQSHGDVARLPNLVWLYRRPILDYWAEHDETLGHIVRHVLIHEIGHHFGLSDADMEAIEADAG, encoded by the coding sequence ATGTGGACCACAGCAAAAGCCCCCTCGCTCGCCGAGATGGAGGCCATGGCGCACGAGATTTTCGAGCGCCTGCCAGAGGCGTTCCGGGTCCTCTGCGAGGGCCTGATCATCCGTGTCGACGACTTCCCGACCGACGAGGTGCTCGACGAGATGCAGGCCGAGAGCGAGTTCGATCTGCTCGGCCTGTTTCACGGCATCGGCCTGCCGCAGCAGAGCCATGGCGATGTGGCCCGCCTCCCCAACCTGGTCTGGCTCTACCGGCGGCCGATCCTGGATTACTGGGCGGAGCACGACGAGACCCTCGGCCACATCGTCCGCCACGTGCTGATCCATGAGATTGGGCACCATTTCGGCCTCTCCGACGCCGATATGGAGGCTATTGAGGCCGATGCGGGCTAG
- the leuC gene encoding 3-isopropylmalate dehydratase large subunit has product MSKPTTLYDKIWNDHLVHEAEDGTCLLYIDRHLVHEVTSPQAFEGLRAAGRKVHAPEKTLAVVDHNIPTTDRSKPNPDPESIEQMRVMAENAKEFGIEYYNEFDKRQGIVHVIGPEQGFTLPGTTIVCGDSHTSTHGAFGALAHGIGTSEVEHVLATQTLIQKKAKNMRAIVDGKLPEGVTGKDIILAIIGEIGTAGGTGYVLEYAGEAIRALSMEGRMTVCNMSIEGGARAGLVAPDQKAFDFLRDRPKAPKGAAWDAAMRYWETLRSDEGAHFDHELRLDAAKLPPIVTWGTSPEDVISVTGFVPDPDKIADEAKRLSKHRALKYMGLTAGTKITDIKLDRVFIGSCTNGRIEDLRAAAKIAEGKTVNANVNAMIVPGSGIVKEQAEAEGLDKIFVAAGFEWREPGCSMCLAMNPDKLKPEERCASTSNRNFEGRQGFKGRTHLVSPAMAAAAAIAGHFVDVRDWR; this is encoded by the coding sequence ATGTCCAAACCGACCACGCTGTACGACAAGATCTGGAACGACCATCTGGTCCACGAGGCCGAGGACGGCACCTGCCTGCTCTATATCGATCGCCACCTGGTGCACGAGGTGACCTCGCCGCAGGCGTTCGAAGGCCTGCGCGCTGCGGGCCGCAAGGTGCACGCGCCCGAGAAGACGCTCGCCGTCGTCGACCACAACATCCCGACCACCGACCGCTCGAAGCCGAACCCCGACCCCGAGAGCATCGAGCAGATGCGGGTGATGGCGGAGAACGCCAAGGAATTCGGCATCGAATATTACAACGAGTTCGACAAGCGTCAGGGCATCGTCCACGTCATCGGCCCGGAGCAGGGCTTTACGCTGCCCGGCACCACCATCGTCTGCGGTGACAGCCACACCTCGACGCATGGCGCGTTCGGCGCGCTCGCGCACGGCATCGGCACCTCCGAGGTCGAGCACGTGCTGGCGACGCAGACGCTGATCCAGAAGAAGGCCAAGAACATGCGCGCGATCGTCGACGGCAAATTGCCTGAAGGCGTGACCGGCAAGGACATCATCCTGGCGATCATCGGCGAGATCGGCACCGCCGGCGGCACCGGCTATGTACTGGAGTATGCCGGCGAGGCGATCCGTGCGCTGTCGATGGAAGGCCGCATGACGGTCTGCAACATGTCGATCGAAGGCGGCGCGCGCGCCGGCCTGGTTGCGCCCGACCAGAAGGCGTTCGACTTCCTCCGCGACCGCCCGAAGGCGCCGAAGGGCGCGGCCTGGGATGCCGCGATGCGCTACTGGGAGACGCTGCGCTCCGACGAGGGCGCGCATTTCGACCACGAACTCCGGCTGGACGCCGCAAAGCTGCCGCCGATCGTCACCTGGGGCACGAGCCCTGAGGACGTGATCTCGGTGACCGGCTTCGTGCCCGATCCCGACAAGATCGCGGATGAGGCGAAGCGGCTCTCCAAGCACCGTGCGCTGAAATATATGGGCCTGACCGCCGGCACCAAGATCACCGACATCAAGCTCGACCGCGTCTTCATCGGCTCCTGCACCAACGGCCGCATCGAAGACCTGCGCGCCGCCGCGAAGATCGCCGAGGGCAAGACCGTCAACGCCAACGTCAACGCGATGATCGTGCCGGGCTCGGGCATCGTGAAGGAACAGGCGGAAGCCGAAGGCCTCGACAAGATCTTCGTTGCGGCCGGCTTCGAATGGCGCGAGCCGGGTTGCTCGATGTGCCTGGCGATGAACCCGGACAAGCTGAAGCCGGAAGAGCGCTGCGCCTCGACCTCGAACCGCAACTTCGAGGGCCGCCAGGGCTTCAAGGGCCGCACCCATCTGGTGTCGCCCGCGATGGCCGCGGCCGCCGCGATCGCGGGCCATTTCGTCGACGTCCGCGACTGGCGGTAG
- the rplS gene encoding 50S ribosomal protein L19 — MNLIQQLEKEQFDKLAAAKTIPEFGPGDTVIVNVKVVEGERTRVQAYEGVCIGRSGHGLNESFTVRKISYGEGVERVFPVMSPMIDSIKVVRRGKVRRAKLYYLRSLRGKSARIVEKQDRQTAVGE, encoded by the coding sequence ATGAACCTGATTCAGCAGCTCGAAAAAGAGCAGTTCGACAAGCTCGCCGCCGCCAAGACCATTCCGGAATTCGGCCCCGGCGATACCGTCATCGTCAACGTGAAGGTGGTCGAAGGCGAACGCACCCGCGTGCAGGCCTATGAAGGCGTCTGCATCGGCCGTTCCGGCCACGGCCTCAACGAGAGCTTCACCGTGCGCAAGATTTCGTACGGCGAGGGCGTCGAGCGCGTTTTCCCGGTGATGTCGCCGATGATCGACTCGATCAAGGTCGTGCGTCGCGGCAAGGTTCGTCGCGCCAAGCTCTATTACCTGCGCAGCCTGCGCGGCAAGTCGGCCCGCATCGTCGAGAAGCAGGACCGCCAGACCGCCGTCGGCGAGTAA